Proteins encoded by one window of Streptomyces sp. NBC_01571:
- a CDS encoding NADH:flavin oxidoreductase, with the protein MTDRPLRGVPYVTANAASRAAEILSRPVALNGLTVPNRIVMAPMTRQFSPGGVPGEDVVGYYARRAAAGVGLIVTEGTYVGHESAGQSDRVPRFHGEEQLAGWTKVADAVHAAGGTIVPQLWHIGMVREAGQPPFADAPPVGPSGLTNEGAEVTGKAMTQQDLDDVIEAFAKAAADAERIGFDGVELHGAHGYLLDQFLWSGTNRRTDAYGGDPVARARFSAEIAAAVRAAVSPEFPVIFRYSQWKQQAYDARLAETPEELEAILTPLAEAGVDVFHASTRRYWLPEFDGSDLNLAGWSKKLTGKPVISVGSVGLDGEFLKAFQGEGSSVRGIDDLLDRLERDEFDLVAVGRALLQDPEWAEKVLAGRFDELKAYDPAALRTLS; encoded by the coding sequence GAACGGCCTGACCGTCCCGAACCGGATCGTGATGGCGCCGATGACCCGGCAGTTCTCGCCGGGCGGTGTTCCGGGCGAGGACGTCGTCGGGTACTACGCGCGCCGTGCCGCCGCGGGGGTCGGCCTCATCGTCACCGAGGGCACCTACGTCGGCCACGAGTCGGCCGGGCAGAGCGACCGCGTCCCGCGCTTCCACGGCGAGGAGCAGCTCGCGGGCTGGACGAAGGTCGCGGACGCGGTGCACGCGGCGGGCGGCACGATCGTGCCCCAGCTGTGGCACATCGGCATGGTGCGTGAGGCGGGCCAGCCGCCGTTCGCCGACGCCCCGCCGGTCGGCCCGTCCGGTCTGACCAACGAGGGCGCCGAGGTCACCGGCAAGGCCATGACCCAGCAGGACCTGGACGACGTCATCGAGGCGTTCGCGAAGGCGGCCGCCGACGCCGAGCGCATCGGCTTCGACGGCGTCGAGCTGCACGGTGCCCACGGCTACCTGCTCGACCAGTTCCTGTGGTCGGGCACCAACCGCCGCACCGACGCGTACGGCGGCGACCCCGTGGCCCGGGCCCGGTTCTCGGCGGAGATCGCGGCCGCGGTCCGCGCCGCGGTCTCGCCGGAGTTCCCGGTCATCTTCCGCTACTCGCAGTGGAAGCAGCAGGCGTACGACGCCCGGCTCGCCGAGACCCCGGAGGAGCTGGAGGCGATCCTGACCCCGTTGGCCGAGGCCGGCGTGGACGTCTTCCACGCCTCCACCCGCCGCTACTGGCTGCCCGAGTTCGACGGCTCCGACCTCAACCTGGCGGGCTGGTCGAAGAAGCTGACGGGCAAGCCGGTCATCAGCGTCGGCTCGGTCGGCCTGGACGGCGAGTTCCTGAAGGCCTTCCAGGGCGAGGGCTCCTCCGTGCGGGGCATCGACGACCTCCTCGACCGTCTGGAGCGCGACGAGTTCGATCTCGTCGCCGTCGGCCGCGCGCTGCTCCAGGACCCCGAGTGGGCGGAGAAGGTGCTTGCCGGCCGCTTCGACGAGCTGAAGGCGTACGACCCGGCGGCGCTGCGGACGCTCAGCTGA